From the genome of Glycine max cultivar Williams 82 chromosome 2, Glycine_max_v4.0, whole genome shotgun sequence, one region includes:
- the LOC100818340 gene encoding acyl-coenzyme A thioesterase 9, mitochondrial produces MQATQMHPFRNPKPCLSLFHHLFRFRITPTTNSPYPTIPSNHFSTDSSTAYPTTTTTTTTTKTTTSVSIDAGSSNRKPISLWPGMFHSPAIYALWEARSSVFENPVLSNGPSVPKTPSRSRTCIFYNFSEDHMIREQYRNPWNHIRMGKLVEDFDALAGTVAFKHCSNEDGTARPLLLVTASVDKMVLKKAIHIDADLTIVGAVTWVGRSSMEIQLELTQSEQGNPNISNSPALVANFTFVARDSTTGKAAAINQISPESEQERLLWEEAEERNKLRKRKNQEEKHGESEDTARLKALLAEGRIFSDMPALANRNSILMEDTCLQNSFICQPQQRNTHGRIFGGFLMRRAFELAFSTAYAFAGAAPHFLEVDHVDFFKPVEVGNFLRLKSCVLYTELDNLAEPLVNVEVVAHVTKPEHRSSEVSNRFYFTFGVDPEAIKNGLRLRHVVPATEEEARKVLERMDAENLSLVKIDGNLNVVKENKCTEKTNL; encoded by the exons ATGCAAGCAACGCAAATGCACCCATTCAGAAACCCAAAGCCATGCCTTTCACTGTTCCACCATCTTTTCAGATTCAGAATCACACCCACCACCAATTCCCCCTATCCAACAATCCCATCGAATCACTTCTCAACCGATTCTTCCACAGCATAcccgacaacaacaacaacaacaacaacaacaaaaacgaCAACCTCTGTTTCCATCGATGCAGGGTCTTCTAACCGCAAACCCATTAGTCTATGGCCGGGGATGTTCCATTCCCCTGCCATATACGCTCTCTGGGAAGCCAGATCTTCCGTTTTCGAAAACCCCGTTCTCTCCAATGGCCCCTCTGTTCCCAAAACACCCTCACGGAGCAGGACTTGCATCTTCTACAACTTCTCAGAAGATCACATGATTCGTGAGCAGTATAGGAATCCATGGAATCACATCAGGATGGGCAAGCTCGTCGAGGATTTTGATGCTTTAGCTGGTACCGTTGCATTCAAG CACTGTTCTAATGAAGATGGCACAGCAAGGCCACTTCTATTGGTCACTGCTTCCGTTGACAAGATGGTTCTTAAGAAGGCAATCCATATTGATGCTGACTTAACCATAGTTGGTGCTGTTACCTGGGTTGGTCGGTCGTCCATGGAGATTCAACTGGAATTGACTCAGTCTGAACAAG GGAATCCCAATATCTCAAACTCACCTGCACTTGTAGCTAACTTCACATTTGTGGCTCGTGACTCCACCACCGGAAAAGCAGCTGCAATCAACCAGATCTCACCTGAAAGCGAGCAAGAAAGATTGCTCTGGGAAGAAGCAGAAGAGAGGAACAaattaaggaaaagaaagaatcaAGAAGAGAAACATGGTGAGAGTGAAGACACTGCTAGGCTCAAAGCACTATTGGCCGAAGGGCGTATCTTCAGTGACATGCCAGCATTGGCCAACAGAAATAGCATCCTGATGGAGGATACTTGCCTACAAAACTCTTTTATCTGTCAGCCACAGCAAAGAAACACCCATGGTCGTATCTTTGGGGGATTCTTGATGAGAAGAGCGTTTGAACTTGCCTTTTCAACTGCTTATGCCTTTGCTGGTGCAGCCCCTCATTTCTTAGAAGTTGatcatgttgatttttttaaacct GTGGAAGTTGGAAATTTCCTTCGTCTCAAGTCTTGTGTTCTGTACACGGAACTGGACAACTTAGCTGAACCCCTGGTGAATGTGGAAGTTGTTGCACATGTGACAAAGCCTGAGCACCGGTCCAGTGAG GTATCCAACAGATTCTACTTCACATTTGGTGTTGATCCTGAGGCCATTAAAAATGGTTTAAGGCTTCGACATGTTGTTCCTGCTACAGAAGAGGAAGCACGGAAGGTGCTTGAACGCATGGATGCTGAGAACTTGAGTTTGGTTAAAATAGATGGTAATCTAAATGTGGTCAAGGAGAACAAGTGTACAGAGAAAACAAATCTCTGA
- the LOC100815532 gene encoding formin-like protein 2, which yields MCATFNILVLLLSLLLTSSSSFLQPRRVLHQPLFPTISVPPAEAPSYLPPEPQPKQQHQPKIPFSSISSSSPPPPQKPFFPSYHSPPLPPSPAVVATFPANISSLLLPHPVSRHHRSAAALAVSLSLCSLALLAAVVAFLLHHHRRTHSSSDDNDDDKASRSDSLRLFPPNTDASDGADRKPHDKASPTSELLYLGTVANSVITTTTTTTTTTIDSSSSHHEIFRPAYQKFGDSPELNPLPPLPRHKFKPWTTEEQNNDKDVTEKEKEEEEEEEFFSPTGSSGGNINKQQQSPPSPSALASASSSRVFHVDKFGSRSFTSRTPSHPRSNSLSFSRSPSLNFSPASVKSLPPNTNLASPSFSSSSSSPREEWNVPSHGKNSPATTTLPTPPPPPPPPPPPPQFWETPVDKSVTFRNESEETPKPKLKALHWDKVKASSDRVMVWDRLRPSSFQLNEDMIETLFMVNNHNNFKEGFGVAIRDNNNPRRQMVHSASPMPLENRVLDPKKSQNIAILLRALNVTIDEVCDALREGNCDTLGTELLESLLKMAPTKDEESKLKEFQDESSFKLGPAEKFLKAVLDIPFAFKRVDAMLYIANFDSELEYLKKSFETLEVACEELRSSRMFLKILEAVLRTGNRMNVGTNRGDAHAFKLDTLLKLVDIKGTDGKTTLLHFVVQEIVRTEGSHISGSNHPHASDNGHQYTLQDEVDFKKLGLQVVSGLSGELTNVKKAAAMDSDVLSSDVAKLSRGIEKVVQVVKLNEELPLKETNKKFSDAMKGFLERGEQELSTIQAQEKNALSSVKEITQYFHGNSAKEEAHPFRIFMVVRDFLSILDGVCKEVGKVNERTLVGSRQSVMPANSIMQTFFPEIIGKQPSDSSESD from the exons ATGTGTGCAACCTTCAACATTCTTGTTCTCTTGTTATCACTTTTActcacttcttcttcttcttttttacagCCTCGCCGTGTTCTCCATCAACCACTTTTTCCGACAATCTCTGTTCCGCCAGCAGAAGCTCCAAGTTATTTACCTCCTGAGCCTCAACCAAAGCAACAACACCAACCCAAGAttccattttcttctatttcatcaTCTTCACCACCTCCGCCGCAGAAACCTTTCTTCCCTTCTTACCATTCTCCGCCATTGCCACCTTCTCCCGCCGTCGTCGCCACTTTTCCGGCCAACATCTCCTCCCTCCTCCTCCCCCACCCCGTCTCCCGCCACCACCGCTCCGCCGCCGCCCTCgccgtctctctctctctctgctccCTCGCCCTCCTCGCAGCCGTCGTCGccttcctcctccaccaccaccgccgTACACACTCCTCCTCCGATGACAACGACGACGACAAAGCCTCGAGATCGGATAGCCTCCGCCTGTTCCCGCCGAACACCGACGCCTCCGACGGCGCCGACCGCAAACCCCACGATAAAGCCAGCCCCACATCGGAGCTTCTTTACCTCGGCACGGTGGCGAACTCggtcatcaccaccaccaccaccacaacaacaacaaccatagACTCAAGCTCCAGCCACCACGAAATTTTCCGGCCAGCGTATCAGAAATTCGGCGACTCGCCGGAGCTCAACCCGCTGCCGCCACTGCCACGTCACAAATTCAAACCATGGACTACTGAAGAACAGAACAATGATAAAGAtgtaacagaaaaagaaaaagaagaagaagaagaagaagagttttTTTCTCCAACAGGTTCTTCTGGTGGGAACATTAACAAACAACAACAGAGTCCTCCTTCTCCTTCTGCACTTGCTTCTGCTTCAAGCTCACGCGTTTTCCACGTGGATAAATTCGGTTCCAGAAGCTTCACTTCTCGAACCCCTTCTCACCCACGTTCAAATTCACTCTCTTTTTCTCGTTCCCCTTCTCTGAATTTCAGCCCCGCAAGTGTTAAATCATTGCCACCGAACACCAACCTTGCTTccccttctttctcttcatcctcttcttctCCCAGGGAAGAATGGAATGTTCCTTCTCATGGGAAAAATTCTCCGGCGACCACCACTTTACCTACTCCTCCTCCGCCGCCGCCTCCTCCTCCACCGCCGCCGCAGTTTTGGGAAACTCCGGTTGATAAAAGTGTTACTTTTAGGAATGAGAGTGAGGAGACTCCAAAGCCAAAGTTAAAAGCTTTGCATTGGGATAAAGTTAAGGCCAGCTCGGACAGGGTCATGGTTTGGGATCGCCTGAGACCAAGTTCTTTTCA GTTGAACGAGGACATGATTGAAACACTTTTCATggtaaataatcataataatttcaAGGAGGGTTTTGGTGTTGCGATTAGAGATAATAATAATCCTCGGCGTCAAATGGTTCATTCTGCTTCTCCAATGCCCTTGGAAAATAGGGTGCTTGACCCTAAGAAGTCTCAGAACATTGCCATTTTGCTTAGGGCGCTGAATGTGACCATTGATGAAGTTTGTGATGCTCTCAGGGAAG GCAATTGTGATACGTTGGGGACGGAACTTCTTGAAAGTTTATTGAAGATGGCTCCAACTAAAGATGAAGAATCTAAGCTAAAGGAGTTTCAAGATGAATCTTCCTTCAAGCTTGGCCCGGCTGAGAAATTTCTGAAAGCCGTGCTTGATATTCCTTTTGCATTTAAGAGAGTGGATGCTATGCTCTACATTGCTAACTTTGACTCAGAGTTAGAATACCTTAAGAAGTCCTTTGAAACTCTGGAG GTGGCCTGCGAGGAATTAAGGAGCAGCCGaatgtttctgaagattctcgAAGCAGTGCTGAGAACAGGAAATCGAATGAATGTTGGCACCAATCGTGGTGATGCTCATGCCTTCAAACTGGACACGCTCTTGAAGTTAGTTGATATTAAAGGAACCGACGGAAAGACTACTCTCTTACATTTCGTTGTACAGGAAATTGTCAGAACCGAGGGTTCTCATATTTCTGGTTCTAATCATCCCCATGCCTCTGACAATGGCCACCAATATACTCTCCAAGATGAGGTTGACTTCAAGAAGCTTGGTCTGCAAGTTGTTTCAGGCTTGAGTGGTGAGCTCACCAATGTTAAAAAAGCAGCTGCTATGGATTCGGACGTGCTCAGTAGTGATGTTGCTAAACTTTCCAGAGGAATCGAAAAAGTTGTGCAAGTTGTAAAATTGAACGAGGAGTTGCCTTTGAAAGAAACTAACAAAAAATTTTCGGACGCAATGAAAGGTTTCTTGGAGAGGGGAGAGCAAGAGCTTTCAACAATCCAGGCCCAAGAGAAAAATGCCCTCTCTTCAGTTAAGGAGATAACTCAGTATTTCCATGGAAATTCAGCAAAGGAAGAAGCTCACCCATTTAGAATTTTCATGGTTGTGAGGGATTTCCTTTCAATACTAGATGGTGTTTGCAAGGAAGTTGGTAAAGTAAATGAGAGGACTTTGGTTGGTTCCCGTCAGTCTGTAATGCCTGCAAATTCTATAATGCAAACCTTTTTCCCTGAGATTATTGGTAAGCAACCATCTGATTCCTCTGAATCTGATTAA